The Glycine soja cultivar W05 chromosome 3, ASM419377v2, whole genome shotgun sequence genome window below encodes:
- the LOC114405629 gene encoding uncharacterized protein LOC114405629, whose product MKFITGGKLIELKGDREKNPEQVTPSQLRHLLYTNPTSTFFHVRVEKHTPPQPATHTLPEITSLITRYSSLFQPPTTLPPLRPTDHAITLLPNTAPVNVKPYRYPYYQKQEIEDQVNAMLEKGFIQPSSSSFSSPVLLVKKKDGGWRFCVDYRALNAVTVKDRFPIPTVDELLDELGGARWFSKLDLMQGYHQILMREEDILVTGKFSLKLSKCMFAQKQLEYLGHVVAGDSVRPVPEKVQAIQGWPTPRSPRALRGFLGLAGFYRRFIKGYATLAAPLTKLLCHAQFQWSPAASEAFQKLKEAIMAAPVLALPNFKILFVVEMDASGTGMGAVLMQEDHRISFFSKQLCPKLMNASTYVRELAAITSTVKKWRQYLLGHKFIIVTDH is encoded by the exons ATGAAGTTCATCACCGGAGGCAAGTTAATAGAATTGAAGGGTGATCGCGAGAAGAACCCGGAACAGGTAACACCCTCACAACTTCGTCATTTACTTTACACGAATCCAACAAGCACGTTCTTTCACGTTCGTGTGGAAAAGCATACCCCACCCCAACCTGCAACACACACACTCCCGGAAATTACATCCTTGATTACCAGATACTCTTCATTGTTTCAACCCCCAACAACCTTACCACCCTTGCGACCCACGGACCACGCCATAACCCTACTACCAAATACAGCTCCTGTGAATGTAAAGCCCTACAGATACCCCTATTATCAAAAACAGGAGATAGAGGACCAGGTGAATGCCATGCTTGAAAAAGGATTCATTCAACCAAGCTCAAGTTCATTTTCATCACCCGTTTTACTGGTAAAGAAAAAGGATGGAGGATGGCGATTCTGTGTAGATTATAGAGCTCTGAACGCGGTTACGGTGAAAGATCGGTTTCCAATCCCCACGGTGGATGAGCTTCTGGACGAACTTGGAGGAGCTAGGTGGTTCTCGAAGCTTGATCTGATGCAagggtatcatcaaatcctcATGCGGGAGGAAGAT ATTCTTGTAACAGGAAAGTTTTCACTGAAACTCTCCAAATGTATGTTCGCTCAGAAGCAATTGGAGTATTTGGGCCATGTCGTGGCGGGAGACAGTGTACGACCAGTACCGGAGAAGGTTCAGGCCATTCAGGGATGGCCAACACCACGATCGCCAAGAGCATTGCGAGGGTTCTTAGGTCTCGCTGGATTCTATAGAAGATTTATAAAGGGATATGCAACTCTTGCAGCACCCCTTACTAAGCTACTATGTCACGCGCAGTTCCAGTGGTCTCCGGCGGCCAGTGAGGCCTTTCAGAAACTTAAAGAAGCAATCATGGCTGCTCCTGTTTTAGCCTTACCCAACTTCAAAATCCTGTTTGTTGTCGAAATGGACGCGTCAGGGACAGGTATGGGAGCGGTTCTTATGCAAGAAGATCACCGCATTTCCTTCTTCAGTAAGCAATTATGCCCGAAATTGATGAATGCATCAACATATGTCCGAGAACTCGCAGCCATAACCTCCACCGTCAAGAAGTGGAGACAGTACCTGCTAGGTCACAAGTTCATTATAGTTACTGATCATTGA